The genomic DNA CCGCCGTCGGGGTGGATCGGGTGGTGCACATCGGCTGCGACCTGCCGGCGGCGCGGCAGGCGCCCGAGCTGGCGACGACGTACCCGGGAATGCTCGCCGGAGTCGCCTTGCACCCCAACGAGATTCCCGCGCTCGCGGCGGCCGGGGAGCTGGCCGACGCGCTGGCCGAGATCGAGCGAATCGCCGCGCACCCCCGCGTGCGGGTGGTGGGGGAGACCGGGCTGGACTACTACCGCACCGAGCCGCCCGGGCGCGGGGTGCAGGCCGACGCCTTCCGCGAGCACATCGCCATCGCCAAGCGGCTGGGCAAGCCGCTGCAGATCCACGACCGCGAGGCCCACGACGACGTGCTGGCGATTCTGGCGGCCGAGGGCGCGCCCGACGTGACCGTGCTGCACTGCTATTCGGGCGACATCGCGATGGCGCGGGAATGTGTGGCGCGCGGGTACTACTTGAGCTTCGCCGGGCCGATCACCTTCAAGAGCGCCCGCGACCTGCGAGACGCGCTCTCCGTGGTGCCGCTGGACCGAGTGCTGGTGGAGACCGACGCGCCGTATCTCGCGCCGACCCCGCACCGAGGCCGCACCAACGCGCCGGCGCTGATCCCGTTCACGGTGCGGGCGATGGCGGGGGTGCTGGCGGTGGACGTGCCCACGCTGTGCCGCGCGCTGTCCGACAACGCCGAGCGCCTCTACGGCCCCTGGCGCTGACCCTTCCCCGCCGAACGCCCCGCGACGAGTGCTTACCCGTCCGCTCGCAAGGAGCTGGATGACCGTTCGTGACCTGCGCAAAGGGTGCCATGGCACCAAACGTGCAGGTCGTGAACGGTCGGCTTGTGGATAATTAAGGGTGCGCTGCTGCGAGACGACCGTTCGTGACCTGCGCAAAGGGTGCCATGGCAGCAAACGTGCAGGTCGTGAACGGTCGCGTTGTGGATAACGCCCGGAGGGAACCCGGGCAAACGCCGACGAGCCTCTCGACACCGCGGATGTTTCTCTTGACAGGACATATGCACAAGCGATCGACTTAGCCTCATGACGACAACGGCGCGCGTGGGGCTTCTCGGGATTGGACGGATCGGCGTGGGTCACGCCACGGCGCTGAAAAATCTGCCGCGGGTCGGCGAAGTCGTCCTCGCCGACGTCGCGCCCGGCCGGGCCGAACAGGTCGCCGCCGAGCTGGGGGTCTCGCACGGCAGCGTCGACGACGTCTTCGACACCGCTCGGGTGGACGCCCTGGTCATCGCCACCGGCACGGACACCCACGCGGACCTGCTCGTCCGCGCCGCCGAGGCCAAGATGCCCGTCTTCTGCGAGAAGCCCGTGGCCATGGACATCGCGAGCGCCCGCCGGGCCATCGACGCGCTGGCGGCCGCCGGCAATCTCAACCACATCGGTTTCCACCGCCGGTTCGACGCCGGCTACCGAGAGGCCAAGCGCCGCCTGACCGCCGGCGACCTCGGCGAGCTCCGCCGCGTCCACATGGTCACCTGCGACATGGACACCCCCGACCCGAGCTTCATCCCCACGTCCGGCGGGATCTTCCGCGACTGCCTCATCCACGACTTCGACAGCCTGCGCTGGCTGACCGGCAAGCGGATCGAGACCGTGTACGCGCTCGGCACGGCCAAGGGCGACCCCGTCTTCGCGGCCAGCCGCGACGCCTCGGACGCGGTTCTCGTGCTGCAGATGGAGGACGGCGTCCTAGGCACGGCGCAGACCTCGCGCTACAACGGCGCCGGTCACGACGTACGCATGGAGATCGCCGGCACGCAGGGCGGCGCCGTCGTCGGCCTGGAGGACCGCGCGGCGCTGCGCTCGGCGGAGCCGGGGCACCGCGACCTGCCCGGCCCGGTCTGGGTGAACTTCCTGGAACGCTTCCAGCCCTGCTACGCCGCCGAGCTGGGGGCCTTCGTCGATGCCGTCTGCGACGGCACGCCGAGCCCGTGCACCGCGGCGGACGCCCTGGAGGCGCTGTACGTCGCGATGGCCGCCACCACGTCGTACCACGAGGGCCGCCCGGTCCCCGTCGACGAGATCCGCACCTCCTGACCGGCTGAGCGACCCGGCCATCGCCGGCGGGATAGCGCGGGCCTGCGCGGGGCCGGCGTCGAGCGGCCTAGGCTGAGGCCCATGTCGTACGCCGACCCCGGGATGCCGCCGGACAACGGTGGCGACCGCGGTCCGACGCCCGCCGGCGAGTTGCTGGGCGCCGCGCGGGTGCGTCAGGTCGCCGCCGACCTCGGCGTACGGCCGACGAAGACCTGGGGGCAGAACTTCGTCGTCGACGCCAACACCGTCCGCCGGATCGTGCGGCTGGCCGGGGTCGGCCCCGACGACGATGTCGTCGAGATCGGCCCCGGGCTGGGCTCGCTGACGCTGGCCCTGCTGGAGATCGCCGGGCACGTCACCGCGATCGAGATCGACCCGCTGCTCGCGGCCCGGCTCCCGCAGACGGTCGCCGAGCTGATGCCGGCGCGGGCGGACCGGCTGACGGTGCTGGCCGCGGACGCCCTGCGGGTCGCCGAGCTCCCGCCGCGGCCCGCGGGGCCGGGGTCCGCGGTGCCGCGGCCGGCGGGACCGACGCGACCCACCGCGCTGGTGGCCAACCTCCCGT from Austwickia sp. includes the following:
- a CDS encoding Gfo/Idh/MocA family oxidoreductase produces the protein MTTTARVGLLGIGRIGVGHATALKNLPRVGEVVLADVAPGRAEQVAAELGVSHGSVDDVFDTARVDALVIATGTDTHADLLVRAAEAKMPVFCEKPVAMDIASARRAIDALAAAGNLNHIGFHRRFDAGYREAKRRLTAGDLGELRRVHMVTCDMDTPDPSFIPTSGGIFRDCLIHDFDSLRWLTGKRIETVYALGTAKGDPVFAASRDASDAVLVLQMEDGVLGTAQTSRYNGAGHDVRMEIAGTQGGAVVGLEDRAALRSAEPGHRDLPGPVWVNFLERFQPCYAAELGAFVDAVCDGTPSPCTAADALEALYVAMAATTSYHEGRPVPVDEIRTS
- a CDS encoding TatD family hydrolase, translated to MSGAGAGSAGGASGRTSGGRDAGGVGGPRHPSYPSVAPGTRADGGAQPPDPLPLPVVDNHCHLDMARHGEPETDITAVLRAAAAVGVDRVVHIGCDLPAARQAPELATTYPGMLAGVALHPNEIPALAAAGELADALAEIERIAAHPRVRVVGETGLDYYRTEPPGRGVQADAFREHIAIAKRLGKPLQIHDREAHDDVLAILAAEGAPDVTVLHCYSGDIAMARECVARGYYLSFAGPITFKSARDLRDALSVVPLDRVLVETDAPYLAPTPHRGRTNAPALIPFTVRAMAGVLAVDVPTLCRALSDNAERLYGPWR
- the rsmA gene encoding 16S rRNA (adenine(1518)-N(6)/adenine(1519)-N(6))-dimethyltransferase RsmA; this translates as MSYADPGMPPDNGGDRGPTPAGELLGAARVRQVAADLGVRPTKTWGQNFVVDANTVRRIVRLAGVGPDDDVVEIGPGLGSLTLALLEIAGHVTAIEIDPLLAARLPQTVAELMPARADRLTVLAADALRVAELPPRPAGPGSAVPRPAGPTRPTALVANLPYNVSVPVLLTFLERFPTIERALVMVQLEVAERLAAAPGSKAYGVPSVKAAWYADVRLAGTVPRSVFWPVPNVDSGLVELLRKEPPVLGPGVGRADVFACVDAAFAQRRKTLRAALAGWAGGAANAEQALVAAGIDPKARGEQLGVREFARIAEARRTAS